Genomic window (Deinococcus arcticus):
CTGACCACTGGTCGTGCAGGTCCAGCCGCTGGCCGGAGTAAAGGAGGCAGGCGTGCTCACGCCCGTGGGCAGCAGGTCCCGCACGGTCACGGCGCCACTGGTGGGGGCATTGCCGGTGTTCTGCACGGTCAGGGTGTAGCTCGCGCCGCTCTGGCCCGCCACCCAGGGGCCGTTGTTGCTCTTGGTGATCGTCAGGGCCGGGCGGGCGGGCACCGGGCAGGTCAGCTTCAGATCGTCCAGCTTCAGCACGTTGGTGTCCGCACTCGTGCCGTCTTTCAGGGTGTAGATCTGCAGGGTGACCTGGGTGCCGGGGCTGGTGAAGGTGGGCACCGTCTGCAGGGTGTAGCCGGTGGTCACCAGGGCGCCGCCAGTCTGCTGCAGCACCGCGCCGCTGCTGTCCCGGAACACGTAGCGCAGCTGGGTGGCGGTGTTGGAGTGGCTGCGCACCCAGTTTTCGTAGCTGAGGCTGGCGCCCGCCGGCACATTGATGCGCTGCTCGTACAGCAGGCCCGGGGTGCTCAGGGTGCCGCCGTTCTTGCCCTCAAAGTTGGCAATGTTCATGTACAGCGCAAAGCCCGTGCCTGAGCGGTTGATGTCGTCCCAGAGGGTATAGGTACCGTCGGTGTTGGTCACGGTGCCGGCGTCGTCGCTGTCGTCGGTGTCGCCGTCATTGATATAGCGGTGGTTTTTCACCTCGGCCAGCGCGGCGCGGGTGTTAAAACTCTGCACGAAGGGCGCGCTGGCGGTGCAGGTGCCGGGGGCAGGGGTGGTGGTCGTGGTCGCTGTGACCTGGGCCAGGGCGGCGCTGCTGCCCAGCAGGCCCAGGGCCAGAACGCCCCGCAGGGCGCGAGTCCAGGTGTGCAGGGGCATCAGCGGCCCTCCTCGGTGGTGGGCGCGGCCTCGGCCGGGGGGGCGAGATTCACGCCACTTTGCTGGTTGTCGTCCAGCATCAGATCCAGGCGCAGGTACAGGCCCTGGCGGGTGTAGATATTCGTGCCGATGCCGCTGAAGCCCACCGGGTTGTAGCCCAGCGTGACCCAGGTGCCCGGCAGGGCGCGGTAACTGGCTTCCAGGCCCACGCTGGTCAGGGTGGAATTCGTGGCCGGCTGGAACAAGGCGCGCCCCGCCAGCCCCAGACCCAGGCGGTCGGTGACGTAGTAGGTACCGCTCAGCGACGCCTGGTAGGTGGCGCTGCCGGTCTGGGCCAGCAGGCTGCGCCCGGCCAGGCCGCCGCGCAGGGCGAACTGCGGGGTGTGGTACTCGGCGTTCACCTCACCAATGACCTCGGGGGTGCCGCCCGAGAGCGCACCGTCCTTGTAGCGCAGGTACGCCAGCCCCTGCCAGGGCCCTGCGCGCAGCGCCGCCGAGGCCGCGTAGTGGCTGCCGGCGCCTGCCCCAAAAATCTGGTGGGCGTCGGCGGCCAGGGTCAGCTGGTCGTTCACGCTGTAGCTGGCCCCGGCCTTCAGGCCCACGCTGAAGTTGCCGGCGGTATTGGCGGCGTCGGCAGCCAGGGCAGCGCTCAGGCGCTCGGTCTTGTAGCGCAGGGCCACGCCCGCGTTCCAGCCACCCTCGTTCTGGGCGTCGCCGTCCAGATCCAGGATGTAGCTGCCGCTGACGCCCACAGACGTGGTGTCGTTCAGGGGCAGCTGGGTGTCCACGCCAAAGCGGGCGCGGTTGCCCCAGCCGTCGGCGCCGGGCAGGTCGTAGTTCACGGCCACGTTGGTCAGGCCCATCTTGGCCTGCAGGCCCAGGCTAGCGCGGTGGCCATCTTCCCAGTTGATCTCGTCGCGCGCCGTCAGGGTAAGGTTCTCGCCCAGGGGTACGCTGGCCTTGAGGGTGGTGGTGGGGTCCACATTTCCACTGAACGGCTGCACGTGCTCGGCGGTCACATTCAGGGCGCCCTGGGTATAGCCCGCACTCAGAATGCCGGCCACGCCCTGCTCGGCGCCCAGGCCCACGCGCACGCCCGCGCCCACGGTGAAGGGCGAGAACGAGTACAGCCCGCGCAGATCGGCGTGACCGGTGGCCGTCTCGGGCGCGCTGCCGGTGCCCGGGGTGCGGGTGTAGGCCGCGCGGGCGTTCACAGCAAAGCGGTCGGTGAGTTCATAGGTGGCGTCCGCACTCACGCCCAGGCCGGGCGCGACCGCGTTGGGGCCCCGGTAACTGCTGTCCTGGTAGTGCGCCGAGGCGCTCACGCTGAAGCGCTCGCCACTCAGGCTGGCGCTGCCGTTCACCAGCACGCCCCCGCCCGAGTAGGCCGCCAGCAGATCTGCGCGGGCGCTGTCGGTGGCGTAGCGCGCCCGCACGCCGACGCTGGTGACGCCGTCCACGCTCACGGCGGCGGCGCCAATGCGGGCGTTCTCGCCCACGCGGGCGCCCACCTGCACGCCCCAGGCCAGCTTGCGCGCGCCCAGGGGATCGTTCAGGCGGTAGCTCAGGCGCACGCGCAGTTCGCGGCCCTCTGCGTCCACCAGGTCCAGCGGGCGCTGGAAGTACAGCACGCCCGCCGCCGCGTCCAGGGTGTAGTCCTGCAGGCGCACCAGGGGCCGCACGAGTTCCTCGGCCCCGGTGAGCGGGTTGATGCTGACGAGTTCCACGCTCTCGCTGTCGCGCTGCAAGTTGCTCTGGCCCAGCGGCAGGGTGCGCAGGCCGTTGGGGGCCAGGGTCCGGCGCACCAGGTCGCCCGGCAGCGCCGCCACAAAGCCCGAGACCTGCGGGTTGCTGCGGGTAAAGCCGCTGAGGGTGGTGGCGTTGATGCCCAGGTTAAACACGTCCACCGGTACCGGGGCCTGGCGGTAACTCACGCTGAAGGCGGGGTGCTCGTAGCGGGCGGCCACCGGGTCAATACCCTGCAGCGGCATGGTTTCGGTGCTGCTGTCGCCGTAGTTGGGGTAGCGCTCCAGGGTGCTGGTGGTGGGCAGGGCGTGGGCTGGGTCCTGGCGCACGGTGGTTTGCCCGGCCGCGGTGCGGTCGGCCACCACGGCGCCGTTGGCGGCCACATACAGCTTGCCCTCGCCAATCGGGGTTTCCAGGTACGCGGCGCCGCGCGCCTCGCCGGCCGCCACACCGCCGCCCCCCAACAGCACGCCGGCGCTCACCATGCCGATGCCCACGCGGGTGGTGCTGGGCAGGGCTTCAAAGGCCTTGGTGATCACCCGGTCGCCCAGGCGCACGCTCACGTCAAAGCGGCCGGGCACGCTCTGGGGTTCGAGTTCCAGCACGCCCTCGCCGTCCACCAGTTTCACCTGATAGCTGGCGGTGCGGGGCTGCGCGTCCCCCTGGGCGGGCTCCAGGCTGGTCTGCACCGTCACATTGCTGCTGGCGGTGGTCAGGCCCGAAGCGTCCAGCAGGCGAATGCCAATGCGCAGCGGGGTCACGCCGTCGGCCACCAGCTGCTCGGCCTTCAGTTCGGCGTTCACCGGGGTGCCGGCCAGGAACACGCGCACCGTCTGGTCCCCGAAGGTGATGGTGTTTTCGCCGGTGCGCAGCCCTATGCCGTAGAACTCCTGGCGCTGGGTGCCGCGCTCGGCGTCCACGCTCTTGCGGCCCAGGGTAGCGGGGTCCACCGGCACGCCGTTCACCAGCGGCAGGGCCGTGCTGTCGGCGGGGCTTTCCAGCGCCACGGTGATGCGGTCGCGCTCGCGGAACACCGTGCCGTCCAGCGGCAGTTTCAGGGCGCCGTCGTTCTCGGTGGCGGCGGCCTGGGTGTCCACGGCGGGGCGCAGGCCCCCCAGATCGTCGAGGTTGCCGTCGCCCACCAGCACGGTCAGACGGTCGCCCGCGGCCTTGCCCACCAGGGTGGGGCTCTCCAGCGCGGGCAGGGCGCCCTCGTGGGTGACGGTGTAGGTCAGCACGCCGCGCGGCGCGCCGGGGGTGGTCCAGTAGAACTTGCCGCTGGGGCCCACCTGCGGGTCGGCCAGGGGGCGGCCACTGAGCTGGCTGCTGCCGGGGACATAGCTGCTGCCCGCCGGCGGCTGGTGCGCCACGATCACCTGGGTGGCGCCGCGCGTGCTGGGCACGTCGAAGGGAATGCGCACCGTGCTCTGGCGGGTCTGGGTGACCACCGGGGTGGGGGCCGGGGCAGGCGGGGTCTGCACCCGCAGCACGCCGCCCACCACCTGCTGGCTCTCGCAGCTGCTGCTCAGGGTGGCTTTCAGCTGGCCTTCGCTGCCGCCGTCCCCCTTCACGCGGGCGCGGTAGGTCAGGACCTTTTCCTCACCGGGGGCCAGTTCGCCGCTGAAGGTGGTGGGGTCCAGGGCCTCCAGAGCAGCGCCGGGGTCGTCGTTCAGGGTGTAGGGGGCAGGCACCGAAGAGGTGTTTTTCAGGCTCAGCGTGACTGTCACCGTTTCACCGGCCAGGGTGGGGC
Coding sequences:
- a CDS encoding autotransporter outer membrane beta-barrel domain-containing protein; this translates as MKRAITTLTAALLGSAAAQEIATSLPLTSVGNKLMWTVGDQDLRLIVGVSSRVQLDVYGAQFDPTDYRTPDQYGDENYDTAAPKAPVSSTFTLVNADGVVVKQQDFGVGAQDWQTFLNSDLPAGTYTLKVRTQGNGKNTFAFRLTSVSAAVEADHLNVTIRSNDWVPALNVYNPGGAMGIRLYDGDGEGELQGELRDAQGNAYPVKISGELQWTDVAVPETPGNYTLYLRQPQKTYQWSNSVGFELSTGPIKIVTADTTGRLEIQAELVLPDETLPTQATVTVGEQAYNVNGAAGPFTLPAREYPVSAEPITGAEVTVSAPSATVVKGQTARVAVQVRPSVDLSFTADKPEVCVGDVVTFTARAQTAFERQPLPANLRVTLPAGFTAGGETTATARVDAANPGVLTFEAKAEAAGGGEARATLAPWNQTQTLGVRVLPTATQIELRRAELSPTLAGETVTVTLSLKNTSSVPAPYTLNDDPGAALEALDPTTFSGELAPGEEKVLTYRARVKGDGGSEGQLKATLSSSCESQQVVGGVLRVQTPPAPAPTPVVTQTRQSTVRIPFDVPSTRGATQVIVAHQPPAGSSYVPGSSQLSGRPLADPQVGPSGKFYWTTPGAPRGVLTYTVTHEGALPALESPTLVGKAAGDRLTVLVGDGNLDDLGGLRPAVDTQAAATENDGALKLPLDGTVFRERDRITVALESPADSTALPLVNGVPVDPATLGRKSVDAERGTQRQEFYGIGLRTGENTITFGDQTVRVFLAGTPVNAELKAEQLVADGVTPLRIGIRLLDASGLTTASSNVTVQTSLEPAQGDAQPRTASYQVKLVDGEGVLELEPQSVPGRFDVSVRLGDRVITKAFEALPSTTRVGIGMVSAGVLLGGGGVAAGEARGAAYLETPIGEGKLYVAANGAVVADRTAAGQTTVRQDPAHALPTTSTLERYPNYGDSSTETMPLQGIDPVAARYEHPAFSVSYRQAPVPVDVFNLGINATTLSGFTRSNPQVSGFVAALPGDLVRRTLAPNGLRTLPLGQSNLQRDSESVELVSINPLTGAEELVRPLVRLQDYTLDAAAGVLYFQRPLDLVDAEGRELRVRLSYRLNDPLGARKLAWGVQVGARVGENARIGAAAVSVDGVTSVGVRARYATDSARADLLAAYSGGGVLVNGSASLSGERFSVSASAHYQDSSYRGPNAVAPGLGVSADATYELTDRFAVNARAAYTRTPGTGSAPETATGHADLRGLYSFSPFTVGAGVRVGLGAEQGVAGILSAGYTQGALNVTAEHVQPFSGNVDPTTTLKASVPLGENLTLTARDEINWEDGHRASLGLQAKMGLTNVAVNYDLPGADGWGNRARFGVDTQLPLNDTTSVGVSGSYILDLDGDAQNEGGWNAGVALRYKTERLSAALAADAANTAGNFSVGLKAGASYSVNDQLTLAADAHQIFGAGAGSHYAASAALRAGPWQGLAYLRYKDGALSGGTPEVIGEVNAEYHTPQFALRGGLAGRSLLAQTGSATYQASLSGTYYVTDRLGLGLAGRALFQPATNSTLTSVGLEASYRALPGTWVTLGYNPVGFSGIGTNIYTRQGLYLRLDLMLDDNQQSGVNLAPPAEAAPTTEEGR